A region from the Eublepharis macularius isolate TG4126 chromosome 13, MPM_Emac_v1.0, whole genome shotgun sequence genome encodes:
- the WSB2 gene encoding WD repeat and SOCS box-containing protein 2 yields METPPGDPRRHRLLLAKEETAAEGEPLLVAELRPGQPQPFYWKSTCETWSVAFSPDGAWFAWSRGHCVVKLLPWPLEESEQSCKALERKNHCAKSEAKGQGGAKEKMLECGQIVWGLAFSPWLSPGTRKHALRIPGASSLVLATGLKDGQIKVWQVETGHLLFILSGHLDVVRDLSFAPGESCSILVSASRDKTLRVWDLSQNGKQLQVLSGHVQWVYCCCISPDGQMLCSAAGEKSALLWSMHSYLLLRKLEGHQGCVVSCEFSPDSALLATASYDASVILWDPYTGEQLRSLCHIPLQPSLEHSSDYHASSLRSVCFSPEGLYLATVADDRLLRIWALELGSPVSFAPVKNGLCCTYFPHGGIIATGTRDGHVQFWTAPQALSSLKHLCRKSIRRFLTTYQVLVLPIPQKVKEFLTYRTL; encoded by the exons ATGGAGACGCCTCCGGGGGACCCTCGACGGCACCGCCTGCTGCTGGCGAAGGAGGAGACGGCGGCGGAGG GCGAGCCCCTCCTAGTGGCAGAATTGAGGCCTGGGCAGCCTCAGCCGTTCTACTGGAAATCGACTTGCGAGACATGGAGTGTGGCCTTCTCCCCAGATGGCGCTTGGTTCGCTTGGTCTCGAGGCCACTGTGTGGTCAAGCTGCTCCCTTGGCCTTTGGAAGAGTCCGAGCA GAGCTGCAAAGCCTTGGAGCGCAAAAACCACTGTGCTAAAAGCGAAGCCAAGGGGCAAGGAGGGGCAAAGGAGAAGATGCTGGAATGTGGTCAGATTGTCTGGGGACTGGCGTTTAGCCCGTGGCTTTCTCCTGGCACCAGAAAACATGCTTTGCGGATACCAGGGGCTTCCTCCTTGGTTCTTGCCACAGGGTTGAAAGATGGACAGATTAAAGTCTGGCAGGTGGAGACAG GGCATTTGCTGTTCATCCTCTCAGGGCACCTGGATGTTGTGAGGGACCTGAGCTTTGCACCTGGGGAGAGCTGCTCTATCCTCGTCTCTGCTTCCCGAGACAAGACCCTCCGTGTTTGGGACCTGAGCCAGAATG gaaagCAACTCCAGGTGCTGTCTGGCCATGTGCAGTGGGTCTACTGCTGCTGCATCTCCCCCGACGGCCAGATGTTGTGTTCGGCGGCTGGAGAGAAATCG GCACTCCTGTGGAGTATGCACTCCTACCTCCTCCTGCGGAAGCTGGAAGGGCATCAGGGCTGCGTCGTGTCTTGCGAGTTCTCTCCAGACTCAGCTCTTCTTGCAACTGCCTCCTATGATGCCTCTGTGATTCTCTGGGACCCCTACACAGGGGAGCAACTGAGATCCCTCTG CCACATTCCATTGCAGCCATCCCTGGAGCACAGCAGTGACTACCACGCCAGCTCCTTGAGGTCTGTGTGCTTCTCCCCCGAAGGCCTTTACCTTGCAACAGTGGCAGATGACAG GCTGCTGAGGATCTGGGCCTTGGAGTTAGGGAGCCCAGTTTCCTTTGCCCCGGTGAAAAACGGACTTTGCTGCACTTACTTCCCACATGGTGGAATCATTGCTACAGG GACAAGGGATGGCCATGTCCAATTTTGGACTGCACCTCAGGCCCTCTCCTCCCTCAAGCACCTGTGCCGTAAATCCATCCGCCGCTTCCTGACGACTTACCAGGTTCTAGTACTGCCCATTCCCCAAAAGGTGAAAGAGTTCCTCACCTACCGGACTTTGTGA